A single genomic interval of Nostoc commune NIES-4072 harbors:
- the sbcC gene encoding exonuclease subunit SbcC, whose amino-acid sequence MIPVQLILKNFLSYRDATLDFRGLHTACISGSNGAGKSSLLEAITWAIWGESRATAEDDVIYSGAKEVRVDFTFQSNQQKYRVIRTRIRGGTSVLEFQIEIPSGFRSLTGKGVRATQDLILEHIKLDYDTFINSAYLRQGRADEFMLKRPTERKEILAELLKLNQYDDLEERAKESSRQFKARAVELERSLESIKIQLQQREATQAQRVELEAELNQLQQVQAFDNIQLQSLQVVQHQRQNWEQQLSFVKQQYQNLSQDCDRLQQEQSAIGSQLSDLEKILHQEAEIKAGYAQYQSLQSQEEAFATKFEEYTRTQQTRQQKQQQLTKQIHEIERQLQQAQAQIEALQQQERDIQQTLTKSGEVEAALSQLTAARHHVARLDQLQMQVTPLLQQRATLQSQLDRTHAGLVARLEQLQSTENQLQRQHRRQPQLQQAVMDVAIQIEELEKKRVYLQRVQEKGQERRHFIERLQAHQRDYEKLLGELEQKLQMLQNPEALCPLCERPLDEHHWSRVVEKTQAELEDTQGQFWVVREQMAVSDREIQVLRQEYREISQQLAGYDGLREQRGQLAAQLEATTDVQQQLQQIAAEKQHLERSLQAGDYAPDKQAELRQLDQYLQQVNYNEQDHALARSEVERWRWAEIKQGQIKDATKRQAQLLARKPELQSQIAQLQAKIQQDQIDSECAKQIAALERHITEIGYSSEQHNNLRIAVRQAQSWHLRYQQLLSAQQQYPQLQARLQDLEDSRSARVTERQKLGGQIESIIQQLQATANPSAQIQAIEQQLAIRRRQLDEQIAKLGRLEQLAHQLETLQIQYEQQQQQLQSCKQECRVYQELAQAFGKNGIQALMIENVLPQLEAETNQLLSRLSGNQFHVQFITQKAGRSAKSTKKNAKLIDTLDILIADSRGTRAYETYSGGEAFRINFAIRLALAKLLAQRAGAALQLLIVDEGFGTQDAEGCDRLIAAINAIASDFACILTVTHMPHLKEAFQARIEVNKTQEGSQLSLSI is encoded by the coding sequence ATGATCCCAGTACAACTTATCCTCAAAAACTTTCTTAGTTACCGTGATGCAACTTTAGATTTTCGTGGTTTGCATACGGCTTGTATTTCGGGTTCCAATGGTGCAGGTAAATCTTCACTTTTGGAAGCAATCACTTGGGCAATTTGGGGTGAAAGCCGCGCCACTGCTGAAGATGATGTGATCTATTCTGGTGCGAAAGAAGTTCGAGTTGATTTTACTTTTCAAAGCAACCAGCAAAAATATCGGGTGATTCGTACCCGAATTCGGGGAGGTACTAGCGTTCTGGAATTTCAAATAGAAATACCATCTGGGTTTCGCTCACTCACTGGCAAAGGGGTAAGAGCAACCCAAGATTTGATTCTAGAACACATTAAGCTCGATTACGATACATTTATTAATTCTGCTTACTTACGTCAAGGGCGTGCCGATGAGTTCATGCTCAAACGCCCGACGGAACGTAAAGAAATTTTAGCGGAGTTGTTGAAACTCAATCAGTATGATGATTTGGAAGAACGGGCAAAGGAATCTTCTCGTCAGTTCAAAGCAAGGGCAGTAGAGTTAGAGCGTTCTTTGGAGTCGATTAAAATTCAGCTGCAACAACGTGAGGCAACCCAAGCGCAAAGAGTCGAGTTAGAAGCCGAACTCAACCAACTGCAACAGGTACAAGCATTTGATAATATTCAATTACAAAGTTTGCAAGTTGTCCAGCACCAGCGCCAAAACTGGGAACAACAACTCAGTTTTGTAAAGCAGCAATATCAAAATCTTAGCCAAGACTGCGATCGCCTCCAACAAGAACAATCAGCTATTGGCTCTCAACTATCAGATTTAGAAAAAATATTACACCAAGAAGCTGAAATTAAAGCTGGATACGCCCAATATCAAAGTCTCCAATCTCAAGAAGAAGCTTTTGCTACCAAATTTGAAGAATATACTCGCACCCAACAGACTCGCCAACAAAAGCAACAACAGCTTACCAAACAAATTCACGAAATCGAACGGCAACTGCAACAAGCCCAAGCCCAAATTGAAGCTTTGCAGCAACAAGAGCGAGATATTCAGCAAACTCTGACTAAATCAGGTGAAGTAGAAGCTGCTTTGTCACAACTAACCGCAGCCCGTCACCATGTTGCGCGTTTAGATCAACTGCAAATGCAAGTTACTCCCTTATTGCAACAACGAGCAACTTTACAAAGCCAACTCGATCGCACTCATGCTGGTTTAGTAGCGCGACTCGAACAACTCCAAAGTACTGAGAACCAATTACAACGCCAGCACCGCCGCCAACCGCAACTGCAACAAGCGGTGATGGATGTAGCAATCCAGATTGAGGAACTGGAGAAAAAGCGGGTTTATCTACAACGAGTGCAAGAAAAAGGGCAAGAAAGGCGGCACTTTATCGAACGTCTGCAAGCTCATCAACGCGACTATGAAAAACTGCTGGGAGAATTAGAGCAGAAATTACAAATGCTGCAAAATCCTGAAGCACTTTGTCCATTATGTGAGCGTCCTTTAGACGAACATCACTGGAGTCGCGTAGTAGAAAAAACTCAGGCTGAGTTAGAGGATACCCAAGGGCAGTTTTGGGTAGTCAGAGAACAAATGGCTGTATCTGACAGAGAAATTCAGGTACTTAGGCAGGAATATCGGGAAATTTCTCAACAATTGGCGGGCTACGATGGTTTACGCGAACAACGGGGACAGTTAGCAGCCCAGTTAGAAGCTACAACTGATGTGCAACAACAGTTACAACAAATTGCTGCTGAAAAACAACATTTAGAGCGATCGCTCCAAGCTGGTGATTACGCTCCCGATAAACAAGCCGAACTCCGGCAGCTAGACCAATATTTGCAACAAGTTAATTATAATGAACAAGACCACGCCCTCGCCCGGAGTGAAGTTGAGCGGTGGCGATGGGCAGAAATTAAACAAGGGCAGATTAAAGATGCTACTAAGCGACAAGCGCAACTATTAGCCCGAAAACCAGAATTACAATCCCAAATTGCTCAATTACAAGCCAAAATCCAGCAGGATCAGATTGATTCTGAATGTGCTAAACAAATTGCGGCTCTTGAGCGTCACATTACTGAAATTGGCTACAGTTCTGAGCAGCACAACAATCTACGTATAGCTGTCCGCCAAGCTCAATCTTGGCATTTGCGGTATCAACAACTCCTATCAGCCCAGCAGCAGTATCCGCAACTCCAGGCGAGATTGCAAGACTTAGAGGATTCCAGAAGCGCCAGAGTAACCGAACGGCAAAAACTCGGCGGACAAATCGAAAGCATTATCCAGCAATTACAAGCAACAGCTAACCCATCTGCCCAAATTCAAGCTATAGAGCAGCAGTTAGCAATCCGCAGACGGCAACTCGATGAGCAAATTGCCAAATTAGGGCGTTTAGAGCAGTTGGCGCATCAATTAGAAACGCTACAAATTCAGTATGAACAACAGCAGCAGCAATTACAATCTTGCAAGCAGGAATGTCGTGTTTATCAGGAATTAGCGCAAGCTTTTGGTAAAAATGGTATCCAAGCACTGATGATTGAAAATGTGTTACCGCAACTGGAAGCTGAGACAAATCAACTGCTTTCGCGGCTGAGTGGTAATCAGTTCCATGTACAATTTATTACTCAAAAAGCTGGGCGTAGTGCTAAATCAACCAAGAAAAATGCCAAGCTGATAGACACCTTAGATATTTTAATTGCCGATTCTAGAGGAACACGAGCTTATGAAACTTACTCTGGTGGAGAAGCTTTTAGAATTAACTTTGCCATCCGTTTGGCTTTGGCAAAATTATTAGCGCAACGGGCGGGGGCGGCTTTGCAATTGTTGATTGTAGATGAAGGTTTTGGTACACAGGATGCTGAAGGATGCGATCGCTTGATTGCAGCGATTAATGCGATCGCATCCGATTTTGCCTGCATCCTCACTGTCACCCACATGCCCCACCTCAAAGAAGCTTTCCAAGCCAGGATTGAAGTGAATAAAACTCAAGAGGGTTCCCAGTTGAGTTTGTCAATTTAA
- a CDS encoding peptidoglycan-binding domain-containing protein gives METGVDSYLTKLASVYEASKSVKVVPSVANFKFKNLEKLYSGAAMRLLSVALITWLLSIAGQALALQKIGSNGAEVSTSQRCLKKLGYFNGPVTGKFASLTQNAVIKFQQANRIPADGVVGASTQRALQRACQSRTFSRSFSPTPSRAKLSTQQVKELQVRLRQLGYFNTAATGNVGPMTKKAVTRFQQNYRLPVNGIANAQVLEAVRRASTGGYTTQQPGRSYLTVGDQGENVRLVQERLSQLGFSNTNPDGFFSDYTRGSVIAFQQSSRLNSTGNVDWQTWEALGLNNSNASNSTETNGYVFSSNNDYVAPQTNRYALPPTNGYVVPVSNGNTLVANNPYRVIVPISNNDTLSKVQQYIPTAVTEQSHLGDYVNAGAFSDRAQAETLTKKLRSLGIDARVKYN, from the coding sequence GTGGAAACAGGGGTAGATAGCTATTTAACCAAGCTTGCCTCAGTCTACGAGGCATCCAAAAGCGTCAAGGTTGTTCCTAGCGTAGCTAATTTCAAATTCAAGAATTTGGAAAAGTTATATAGTGGTGCAGCGATGCGTCTTTTATCCGTAGCGCTGATTACGTGGCTCCTGAGTATTGCTGGACAAGCCTTAGCACTTCAGAAAATAGGAAGTAATGGTGCTGAAGTTAGCACTAGTCAGAGATGTTTAAAAAAGTTAGGCTACTTTAACGGCCCAGTGACTGGCAAGTTTGCTAGCTTGACTCAGAATGCTGTGATCAAATTTCAGCAAGCCAATAGAATCCCTGCTGATGGTGTTGTGGGTGCTAGTACGCAAAGAGCCTTGCAACGAGCATGTCAAAGTAGAACTTTTAGCAGGAGTTTCTCTCCGACTCCAAGCAGAGCAAAGCTTTCTACTCAACAAGTGAAAGAATTACAAGTGCGTTTGCGGCAGCTAGGTTATTTTAATACTGCTGCCACTGGGAATGTTGGCCCAATGACCAAAAAAGCTGTCACCCGATTCCAACAAAATTACCGCCTACCTGTTAATGGCATCGCCAATGCTCAAGTTTTAGAAGCAGTACGTAGAGCCTCTACTGGTGGATATACTACTCAACAACCAGGCAGAAGTTATCTGACTGTAGGCGATCAAGGAGAAAATGTCAGATTAGTTCAAGAGCGTTTATCGCAGTTGGGTTTCTCTAATACCAATCCTGACGGCTTTTTCAGCGATTACACTAGAGGATCTGTGATTGCATTCCAGCAATCATCTCGCCTGAATTCTACTGGAAATGTAGATTGGCAAACTTGGGAAGCATTAGGATTGAATAACTCGAATGCAAGCAATTCTACTGAGACGAATGGTTATGTATTTTCTAGTAATAATGACTATGTAGCACCTCAGACTAATCGTTATGCATTGCCTCCTACCAATGGCTACGTTGTACCTGTGAGTAATGGCAACACATTAGTTGCTAATAATCCCTACAGAGTAATAGTGCCAATTTCCAATAATGATACTTTGAGTAAAGTGCAACAATATATACCCACTGCTGTCACGGAACAATCTCATCTAGGGGATTATGTGAATGCTGGGGCATTTAGCGATCGCGCCCAAGCAGAAACCCTAACGAAAAAGCTTCGCTCATTAGGTATTGATGCACGGGTAAAATATAATTAA
- a CDS encoding SH3 domain-containing protein: MLSGLIKFILGFFLAIAVLIGGGAAIGLYFMNRTGIPPAKPVFSNDSPSVKAQAPKATEPGGAKSTPKPGTKAEPSPSPNSTPTESPKATPSPKPLPSGAYRGRVSWREGLSLRSQPNQEAEKIGGVAFNQKIIILEENQDKSWQKIRLEGSEQEGWVKAGNTQKVDEKPEDTQQPER; the protein is encoded by the coding sequence ATGTTGTCTGGCTTAATAAAGTTTATACTTGGGTTTTTCTTAGCGATCGCTGTCTTAATCGGTGGCGGCGCTGCAATTGGACTCTATTTCATGAATCGCACCGGCATACCCCCTGCCAAACCCGTTTTTTCTAATGATAGTCCCTCGGTGAAAGCCCAAGCTCCCAAAGCAACTGAGCCTGGAGGAGCTAAATCCACTCCTAAACCTGGGACAAAGGCTGAACCGTCTCCAAGCCCAAACTCCACTCCCACAGAATCACCAAAGGCTACCCCATCACCAAAACCATTACCATCGGGAGCTTACCGAGGGCGCGTTAGTTGGCGTGAAGGCTTGAGTTTGCGATCGCAACCAAATCAAGAAGCTGAAAAAATTGGTGGGGTTGCTTTTAATCAAAAAATTATTATTTTGGAAGAAAACCAAGATAAATCCTGGCAAAAAATTCGTTTGGAAGGTAGCGAACAAGAAGGTTGGGTGAAAGCAGGTAATACTCAAAAAGTTGATGAGAAACCAGAAGATACACAACAACCAGAGCGATAA
- a CDS encoding AAA family ATPase, with amino-acid sequence MNFREEFKLLLRARYPLIYIPTYEEERVEAAIREEATNQGNRPVYTWDFVDGYQGNPNDVGFGRRNPLQALEFIEKLPASAPAVLILRDYHRFLDDVAIARKLRNLSRLLKSQPKNIVLLSPRIAIPDDLTEVLTVVEFPLPAAAEIKTEVERLLQSTGNSLSGKVLDDLVLSCQGLSMERIRRVLAKAIATHGELRPEDVDLVLEEKRQTIRQTQILDFYPATEQISDIGGLDNLKDWLIRRGGSFTDKARQYGLPHPRGLMLVGIQGTGKSLTAKAIAHHWHLPLLRLDVGRLFGGLVGESESRTRQMIQVAEALAPCILWIDEIDKAFAGLGSKGDAGTASRVFGTFITWLAEKSSPVFVVATANDIQALPPEMLRKGRFDEIFFVGLPTQEERKAIYDVHLSRLRPHNLKSYDIERLAYETPDFSGAEIEQTLIEAMHIGFSQNRDFATDDILEAASQIIPLARTAVEQIQQLQEWAAAGRARLASKHNPLSERLRRTT; translated from the coding sequence ATGAACTTCCGTGAAGAGTTTAAACTGCTGCTACGCGCCCGCTACCCTTTGATTTATATTCCAACTTATGAAGAAGAACGGGTAGAAGCAGCTATCCGGGAAGAAGCAACCAACCAGGGTAATCGCCCAGTCTATACTTGGGATTTTGTCGATGGCTACCAAGGAAACCCCAATGATGTTGGGTTTGGGCGACGTAACCCGTTGCAAGCTTTAGAATTTATCGAAAAATTACCAGCTTCCGCACCTGCGGTATTGATTTTACGAGATTATCATCGCTTTTTAGATGATGTAGCGATCGCTCGCAAACTCCGCAATCTGTCCAGACTTCTGAAGTCGCAACCAAAAAATATTGTACTATTGTCGCCACGCATCGCCATCCCTGACGATTTAACCGAAGTGTTGACAGTCGTAGAGTTTCCCTTACCCGCCGCCGCAGAAATTAAAACTGAGGTGGAACGCTTACTACAAAGTACTGGTAACTCACTTTCTGGCAAAGTTTTAGATGACTTGGTGCTATCTTGTCAAGGGCTTTCGATGGAACGGATTCGCCGAGTTTTGGCGAAAGCGATCGCTACCCACGGTGAATTGCGACCAGAAGATGTGGATCTAGTTTTGGAAGAAAAACGTCAAACTATCCGCCAAACCCAAATCTTGGACTTCTACCCCGCCACTGAGCAAATTTCTGATATTGGCGGACTGGATAACTTGAAGGATTGGTTGATTCGGCGGGGGGGTTCATTTACTGATAAGGCACGACAGTACGGATTACCGCACCCCCGTGGTTTAATGTTGGTGGGTATTCAGGGAACTGGTAAATCGTTAACGGCAAAAGCGATCGCTCATCACTGGCATTTACCCTTGCTACGTTTGGATGTGGGAAGGTTATTTGGTGGTTTGGTGGGTGAATCAGAATCTCGGACTCGCCAAATGATCCAAGTAGCTGAAGCCCTCGCTCCTTGTATTTTGTGGATTGATGAAATAGATAAAGCTTTTGCCGGACTTGGTAGCAAAGGTGATGCCGGAACAGCCAGCCGTGTGTTTGGTACTTTTATTACCTGGCTAGCTGAAAAAAGCTCACCTGTGTTTGTCGTCGCCACCGCCAACGACATCCAAGCTTTACCGCCAGAAATGCTCCGTAAGGGGCGATTTGATGAAATTTTCTTTGTGGGTTTGCCCACCCAAGAAGAGAGAAAAGCAATTTATGACGTTCATTTATCCCGATTGCGCCCCCATAACTTAAAAAGTTATGACATCGAAAGGTTAGCTTATGAAACGCCCGATTTTTCTGGAGCAGAAATTGAGCAAACTTTAATTGAAGCGATGCATATTGGATTTAGCCAAAACCGCGACTTTGCTACTGATGATATTTTAGAAGCAGCCAGTCAGATCATCCCCTTGGCACGAACTGCTGTAGAGCAAATTCAGCAACTCCAAGAATGGGCTGCTGCTGGGAGAGCGCGTTTAGCATCTAAACACAATCCTTTAAGCGAACGCCTCCGGCGCACTACGTGA
- a CDS encoding YceD family protein, which translates to MDAIFIPQLTRASERTEEVQVQEFLPGLETLTPVRGHVRVEHHGNYLEVSAQAETIITCTCNRCLQQYNRRLGLDTKEIIWLDETANQVNDLPLEREVIMEELVETLPPDGYFYPNEWLYEQMCLAVPLRQLCSRNCPGIPVSSTVDNSDIPETPVDNRWASLEALKKQLPG; encoded by the coding sequence ATGGACGCAATTTTTATTCCGCAGCTAACTAGAGCATCGGAGCGGACAGAGGAAGTTCAGGTTCAGGAATTTCTGCCTGGTCTGGAAACGTTGACACCAGTTCGCGGTCATGTGCGGGTTGAGCATCATGGCAATTACCTGGAAGTGTCCGCTCAGGCAGAAACAATTATTACTTGTACCTGCAATCGCTGTTTGCAGCAATACAATCGACGTTTAGGGCTTGATACGAAGGAAATCATCTGGTTAGACGAAACTGCAAATCAGGTAAATGACTTGCCCTTAGAACGGGAAGTAATTATGGAAGAGTTGGTTGAAACCCTGCCACCTGATGGTTATTTTTATCCCAACGAATGGCTGTATGAGCAGATGTGCTTGGCAGTACCTCTGCGCCAGTTGTGCAGCCGGAATTGTCCAGGTATTCCTGTAAGTAGTACAGTTGATAATTCTGATATTCCTGAAACTCCAGTTGATAACCGTTGGGCTTCTCTGGAAGCTTTGAAAAAGCAACTTCCAGGGTAG
- a CDS encoding Jag family protein translates to MSNISMQRGQQWLKTLLELTGIPSEIQGHLETAQSQDGDSPEPDNYWLTIDQTNLTTEQIQGLIGADGSVLDAIQYLANSVLNLSQPPEEQASYTIELNGYRVKREAEIRALAEAAADEVRFSGREVEIKSLSSAERRQIHTFLKEFGDLETFSRGKEPHRNLVVRPASLEGVGS, encoded by the coding sequence ATGAGCAATATTTCCATGCAGCGAGGTCAGCAGTGGTTAAAAACCCTGCTGGAACTCACTGGAATACCTTCTGAAATTCAGGGTCATTTAGAAACTGCCCAATCTCAAGACGGCGATTCTCCAGAACCAGATAACTACTGGTTAACAATTGACCAAACTAATTTGACGACAGAACAAATCCAGGGCTTAATTGGTGCTGATGGTTCTGTGTTAGATGCGATTCAGTATCTAGCGAATTCAGTTTTAAACCTAAGTCAACCCCCGGAGGAACAAGCCTCTTACACCATTGAGTTAAATGGCTACCGGGTCAAAAGAGAAGCCGAAATTCGCGCATTAGCAGAAGCAGCAGCCGATGAAGTGCGCTTTTCTGGTAGAGAAGTGGAAATCAAATCCCTCAGTTCTGCTGAACGGCGACAAATCCATACCTTCTTGAAGGAGTTTGGAGATTTAGAAACTTTCAGTCGCGGTAAAGAGCCGCATCGTAATCTGGTTGTCCGTCCAGCTTCGTTGGAAGGAGTTGGGAGTTAA
- the yidC gene encoding membrane protein insertase YidC translates to MDFGIGFLSNNVMLPIIDFFYGIVPSYGLAIVALTLIVRFALYPLSAGSIRNMRKMRIVQPLMQKRMAEIKERYKDDPQKQQEEMVNVQKEFGNPLAGCFPLLVQMPVLLALFATLRGSPFASANYSVNLQIFPAEQIEQIQPQAFATAPQNIYIADGEHVKVAAILPSGNKLTVGEQTKIQYQTVEGKPFQVLLAEHPENKLIPDWKVTKGEDRIKIDAQGNVEALQPGEVTIQGTIPGLAADKGFLFIDALGRVGATDPDGTIHWDIVAMIVSFGISLYVSQMLSGQNSSGGNPQQDTVNKITPVIFSGMFLFFPLPAGVLMYMVIGNIFQTAQTYLLSREPLPEELQKIVATQEKEAVVAEQKALPFEPKSAKKKATGGS, encoded by the coding sequence ATGGATTTTGGTATCGGCTTTCTCTCGAACAACGTGATGCTGCCAATCATAGATTTTTTCTATGGTATTGTGCCTAGCTACGGATTGGCGATCGTTGCTTTGACCCTGATAGTCCGCTTCGCGCTCTATCCCCTGAGTGCTGGCTCAATTCGCAACATGCGGAAAATGCGAATTGTACAACCTCTGATGCAGAAGCGGATGGCAGAAATCAAAGAGCGCTATAAGGATGATCCGCAAAAGCAGCAAGAGGAAATGGTCAATGTTCAAAAAGAATTTGGCAATCCTTTAGCAGGCTGTTTTCCATTACTAGTGCAAATGCCGGTCTTATTAGCGCTGTTTGCCACTTTACGGGGTTCGCCTTTTGCAAGTGCGAACTACAGCGTTAACCTGCAAATCTTTCCCGCAGAACAAATCGAACAAATTCAACCGCAAGCCTTTGCCACTGCTCCTCAAAATATTTATATTGCTGATGGAGAACACGTTAAAGTAGCTGCCATCCTTCCTAGTGGTAACAAATTAACGGTGGGAGAACAAACTAAGATCCAATATCAAACCGTTGAGGGCAAACCATTTCAGGTACTCTTAGCAGAACACCCAGAAAATAAGCTCATTCCTGATTGGAAAGTCACCAAAGGTGAAGATAGGATAAAAATTGATGCCCAAGGTAATGTAGAAGCCTTGCAACCAGGAGAAGTCACTATTCAAGGAACAATTCCTGGATTAGCAGCAGACAAAGGCTTTCTATTTATTGATGCTTTAGGAAGGGTTGGCGCAACTGATCCAGATGGTACAATCCACTGGGATATCGTCGCTATGATCGTCTCCTTTGGAATCAGCCTTTATGTTAGCCAAATGCTTTCTGGGCAAAATTCCAGTGGTGGCAATCCGCAGCAAGATACAGTTAACAAAATCACTCCAGTTATTTTTTCTGGAATGTTTTTGTTCTTCCCCTTACCAGCAGGGGTACTGATGTATATGGTGATTGGTAATATCTTCCAAACCGCCCAAACTTATCTTCTATCCCGCGAACCTCTACCAGAAGAACTGCAAAAAATTGTAGCAACCCAAGAGAAAGAAGCAGTAGTCGCAGAACAAAAGGCATTGCCATTTGAACCAAAAAGTGCTAAGAAAAAGGCAACAGGGGGATCATGA
- a CDS encoding PH domain-containing protein produces MGIREDVYYEGGPHIGDLIVNLLIGLTIVGIPLTVGAIVRALWLRFRITDRRITVTGGWQGRDRTDIIYSEIVKVVTVPRGIGLWGDMVLTLRNGSRLELRAIPKFREVYDYINERIAAKNPEYSAAANK; encoded by the coding sequence ATGGGAATTCGTGAAGATGTTTATTATGAAGGTGGCCCCCATATTGGGGATTTGATTGTCAACCTGTTGATTGGGCTAACCATTGTCGGGATACCATTAACAGTTGGGGCAATTGTCAGAGCATTGTGGCTGCGTTTTCGCATCACCGATCGCCGAATTACCGTGACAGGAGGTTGGCAGGGACGCGATCGCACTGACATAATTTACTCAGAAATTGTCAAAGTCGTTACAGTTCCACGTGGCATTGGCTTGTGGGGAGATATGGTACTAACCCTAAGAAACGGCAGTCGTCTAGAATTGCGGGCAATTCCTAAGTTTCGGGAAGTCTATGACTACATCAACGAAAGAATTGCTGCAAAAAATCCCGAATATAGCGCTGCTGCTAACAAGTGA
- the rnpA gene encoding ribonuclease P protein component, producing the protein MALPKANRLKSRKDFQAVFREGIRRHGSYLTLRALKPLYSTKPSLDTATQTTQATDSAHLASTRIGISISTKVSKRAVVRNRIKRQITSALYSLLPKLSPGWRLVFIVKPTTAESKCVSPQFLQELEQLLAQAEVFDGNS; encoded by the coding sequence GTGGCTTTGCCTAAAGCAAATCGGCTAAAATCCCGCAAGGATTTCCAGGCAGTTTTCCGGGAAGGAATTCGGCGTCATGGCTCTTATTTAACATTGAGAGCCTTAAAGCCTTTATATTCAACAAAACCTTCTTTGGACACTGCCACCCAGACAACACAAGCAACTGACTCAGCACATCTTGCCAGCACGCGGATTGGCATTTCGATAAGCACAAAAGTAAGCAAAAGGGCAGTGGTTCGCAACCGAATCAAACGGCAAATTACTTCTGCTTTATATAGCTTGCTGCCCAAATTATCACCAGGATGGCGGCTAGTGTTCATTGTTAAACCCACAACAGCAGAATCTAAGTGCGTAAGCCCACAATTTCTGCAAGAATTAGAGCAGTTGTTGGCACAAGCTGAGGTGTTCGATGGGAATTCGTGA
- the rpmH gene encoding 50S ribosomal protein L34 → MKRTLGGTSRKRKRTSGFRARMRTPDGRNVISARRRKGRHRLSV, encoded by the coding sequence ATGAAAAGAACATTAGGCGGCACTAGCCGTAAGAGAAAAAGAACCTCTGGTTTTCGCGCTAGGATGCGGACACCAGATGGCAGGAACGTGATTAGCGCCAGGAGAAGAAAGGGGCGTCACCGTCTAAGCGTTTAG
- a CDS encoding DUF2808 domain-containing protein — MRRLLSALAVTSFLVTGLPALTWAQSLPGFTLFSGVKQENQLPFRLDFGGQANGWDRYILRIPAQKMKLAVGQFAITYPDYYKGTFDQKKIEVRVKGKAVPLSEVKWDKEGKLINIFPEEPVPAGSGVEVVLSNVKNPAFGGVYYFRCQVLSPGDVPLLRYMGTWILSIN; from the coding sequence ATGCGACGTTTACTTTCTGCTTTAGCCGTGACTAGCTTTCTGGTTACTGGATTACCAGCCTTGACTTGGGCGCAAAGCTTACCTGGATTTACACTGTTTAGCGGTGTCAAACAAGAAAATCAGCTACCCTTTAGGTTAGATTTTGGTGGACAAGCCAATGGTTGGGATCGTTACATATTAAGGATTCCAGCCCAAAAAATGAAATTGGCTGTTGGTCAATTTGCCATTACTTACCCTGATTATTACAAAGGAACTTTTGACCAGAAAAAAATTGAAGTCCGAGTCAAAGGTAAAGCCGTTCCGCTTTCTGAGGTGAAATGGGACAAAGAAGGTAAGCTGATTAATATTTTTCCCGAAGAGCCAGTACCAGCAGGTAGTGGAGTTGAGGTAGTCTTATCTAACGTTAAAAATCCAGCCTTCGGCGGAGTTTACTATTTTCGCTGTCAAGTTCTCTCCCCTGGCGATGTGCCACTATTGCGCTACATGGGTACATGGATTTTGAGCATTAATTAA